One Channa argus isolate prfri chromosome 15, Channa argus male v1.0, whole genome shotgun sequence DNA segment encodes these proteins:
- the LOC137100072 gene encoding proline-rich protein 15-like protein A translates to MAESSSVWWKLTFLRRKKSQPKVLYEIPAEVVSNAAASGHHGSGASIGAAAHTDDTVQDPHLNARLERIVDKTTASKGRHVKVSHSGRFKEKKKVRTTLAENPDMFPESDPGRDENQMAGK, encoded by the coding sequence ATGGCAGAGTCATCTTCAGTTTGGTGGAAGCTGACTTTCCTCAGGAGAAAAAAATCCCAGCCTAAGGTTCTGTATGAAATCCCTGCAGAGGTTGTTTCCAACGCTGCTGCCTCTGGCCACCACGGGTCAGGGGCATCCATCGGAGCTGCCGCTCACACAGACGACACTGTGCAGGACCCCCATTTGAATGCTCGACTAGAGAGGATCGTAGATAAAACGACAGCCAGCAAAGGGCGCCATGTGAAAGTGTCTCACTCTGGAAGGTttaaggagaagaaaaaagtgcGAACCACACTGGCAGAGAATCCAGATATGTTTCCAGAAAGTGACCCTGGAAGGGACGAGAACCAGATGGCTGGGAAGTGA